Proteins co-encoded in one Brassica oleracea var. oleracea cultivar TO1000 chromosome C4, BOL, whole genome shotgun sequence genomic window:
- the LOC106339004 gene encoding uncharacterized protein At4g04775-like: MSSSSSSSRSHTGRQTTGIPTRCWCGANLTTFGAQTKENLFRRFYRCEIGLKRKTEHHLFKWVDEAIVDEINMVDAKHSQLKEDVDSFKIYTSRRLEIQAKHIEQTLHQLKILMDAKTDSCCTQDSPAFTTEDTLASPTVASTAYNPLTNIAVAAIALGTMAWIYARLTN; this comes from the exons ATGAGCTCATCCTCTTCCTCCTCACGGTCACATACAGGGAGACAAACAACTGGGATACCCACACGTTGTTGGTGTGGAGCTAATCTGACTACATTCGGCGCGCAAACAAAAGAGAATCTTTTCCGCAGGTTCTATCGCTGCGAGATTGGGCTGAAG AGAAAAACCGAGCACCACTTGTTCAAGTGGGTGGACGAAGCCATTGTTGACGAGATCAACATGGTAGATGCAAAACACTCCCAACTGAAGGAAGATGTCGACTCTTTCAAGATTTACACATCAAGACGTTTGGAAATCCAGGCCAAACATATCGAACAAACACTCCATCAGCTCAAAATTCTAATGGATGCCAAGACCGACAGCTGTTGCACTCAGGACAGCCCAGCTTTTACCACAGAAGATACTCTTGCCTCCCCAACGGTGGCCTCTACTGCGTACAACCCATTGACCAACATTGCAGTCGCAGCCATTGCACTTGGAACAATGGCATGGATCTACGCTAGGTTGACCAACTAG